One Synergistaceae bacterium genomic window carries:
- a CDS encoding metal ABC transporter permease — MSEILDLLQYSFVQRALIAGSLISICASILGVILVLKHYSLIGHGLSEIGFASLSIAAALKISAIYITAPAVIIAAFIIMFVSERFKTAGDIAIAVASSAALSLGVIISSLSGSASNMSSYLFGSVLALNESDLIFAVILAVIFIIVFVIFYNRFFLITYNEDYARSLGINIIFYQALISILTALIIVTGMRIMGTLLISGVIILPAVSAKNLASGFKSLVIYSAIISFIAFMAGLTLSFAVNIPAGAGVILANTIILILVKVFIK, encoded by the coding sequence ATGAGTGAAATTCTTGATTTACTGCAATATTCATTTGTACAGAGGGCATTAATAGCTGGCTCATTAATTTCAATATGTGCGTCGATTCTTGGCGTTATTCTCGTGTTAAAGCATTATTCTTTAATAGGTCATGGCTTATCAGAAATCGGTTTTGCGTCGTTGTCAATTGCTGCGGCTTTGAAGATTTCAGCGATTTACATAACTGCACCGGCTGTGATAATTGCTGCGTTTATAATCATGTTCGTTAGTGAGAGATTCAAGACTGCGGGAGATATTGCGATTGCTGTAGCCTCGTCTGCTGCTCTTTCACTGGGAGTAATAATCTCGTCTTTATCGGGTTCAGCGTCAAACATGTCATCATATTTATTCGGGAGCGTCTTGGCCTTGAATGAGAGTGATTTAATTTTTGCGGTGATTCTGGCGGTGATATTTATTATTGTGTTCGTGATATTTTATAATCGCTTTTTCCTGATTACATATAATGAAGATTACGCGCGTTCACTGGGGATAAATATAATATTCTATCAGGCTTTAATTTCTATCTTGACGGCCCTAATAATAGTAACTGGTATGCGAATAATGGGAACTCTTTTAATATCGGGCGTGATAATACTTCCTGCAGTGAGTGCGAAAAATTTAGCGTCAGGCTTCAAAAGTTTAGTGATTTATTCTGCTATAATTTCGTTTATAGCATTTATGGCGGGATTGACTCTTTCATTTGCTGTGAACATTCCGGCGGGTGCGGGAGTAATTCTAGCTAATACAATAATATTAATTCTCGTGAAAGTGTTTATAAAATAA
- a CDS encoding metal-dependent hydrolase has product MTGKGHRISTFSFVLGATGSPLAAAMSLFGSTFPDSSEYLFFGKRRNRYHRRYTHWFLPWLFLAYTCFERSGWIVPRISALVDGRGAHLDVWSCAGFWFMGCLLHILEDAWCGTVPFLRPWKRTVGLHIFHMSKKIGQMSRGEINFVLCTVIISLFAFGVRFFTVKSFIDFCYRFWQSI; this is encoded by the coding sequence ATGACCGGTAAAGGACATAGAATATCAACTTTTTCATTTGTATTAGGAGCGACGGGCTCACCTTTAGCAGCTGCAATGAGTTTATTTGGCAGTACATTTCCTGACTCGTCCGAGTATCTTTTTTTCGGTAAAAGGCGGAATCGTTATCACAGGCGTTATACACACTGGTTTTTGCCGTGGCTGTTTCTTGCGTATACATGTTTTGAGCGTTCGGGGTGGATAGTTCCGAGAATTTCGGCACTAGTTGACGGACGGGGTGCACATTTAGACGTATGGTCATGCGCGGGATTCTGGTTTATGGGATGTCTGCTGCATATTTTAGAAGACGCATGGTGCGGGACAGTGCCATTTTTGAGGCCTTGGAAGCGTACGGTCGGGCTGCATATTTTCCATATGTCAAAGAAGATCGGCCAAATGAGTCGCGGAGAAATAAATTTTGTGTTATGCACGGTGATAATTTCGTTATTTGCTTTCGGAGTAAGATTCTTCACTGTTAAAAGTTTTATAGATTTCTGTTATAGATTCTGGCAAAGTATTTAA
- a CDS encoding FkbM family methyltransferase translates to MLQLSQKILFHHSQKFLYHGGLFIMGLKKFVKKNAPDWLLPFLKASYMTVKFPYTLIHKRNIIARAEKLRPYYRDELSRLILSDREKLLLTNDEKIFIDRAVKQGWKFYPSYNHSHILVIYDDKNSKNFDYTMKFIQLSGLSDKSRTLSLDKFMKDSNIMEDELIIIVMSKKSRAKFLDYACKKNLFYKHNFFIGNLSSGREDIQYFDVFDPVDNEIIIDAGCYDGTTAKQFLEWAGDRVKKIYSFELDPINAAKCEENLKDLHDKVTLIKKGTWDKDETIYINALGDIASSMINEGNDIAYLTSIDSVVKDERVTFIKMDVEGAELKSLIGAKNTIIKNKPRLAICVYHKAEDIYEIPEYILSLVPEYRFYLRHYSSAGPETVLYASCD, encoded by the coding sequence TTGCTGCAACTCTCTCAAAAAATTTTATTCCATCATTCACAAAAATTTTTATATCATGGAGGACTGTTTATTATGGGACTCAAGAAATTTGTCAAGAAAAATGCTCCCGACTGGCTATTACCTTTTTTGAAAGCAAGCTATATGACTGTGAAATTTCCTTATACTCTTATTCATAAACGTAATATAATAGCTCGTGCTGAAAAATTAAGGCCGTATTATCGTGATGAATTATCGCGCTTGATTTTATCTGATAGAGAAAAACTTTTATTGACTAATGACGAAAAAATTTTTATTGATCGTGCAGTAAAACAAGGCTGGAAATTTTACCCTTCATACAATCACTCACATATTTTAGTTATATACGATGACAAGAATAGCAAAAATTTTGATTATACGATGAAATTTATACAACTTTCGGGCTTATCTGATAAGTCAAGGACTCTATCTCTTGATAAATTCATGAAAGACTCTAATATTATGGAAGATGAACTAATTATAATTGTTATGAGCAAAAAGAGTCGCGCAAAATTTCTTGATTATGCATGTAAGAAGAATTTATTTTATAAGCATAATTTTTTTATTGGTAATTTATCATCAGGACGAGAAGACATACAATATTTTGATGTATTTGACCCAGTCGACAATGAAATTATAATAGATGCTGGCTGTTATGATGGTACGACAGCAAAACAATTTTTAGAGTGGGCTGGCGATAGAGTCAAAAAAATTTACTCGTTCGAATTAGACCCTATCAATGCGGCCAAGTGTGAAGAGAATCTAAAAGATTTACACGATAAAGTTACTCTCATTAAAAAAGGTACATGGGACAAAGATGAGACAATATATATAAATGCGTTAGGCGATATAGCCAGTTCTATGATAAATGAAGGAAATGATATTGCTTATCTCACGTCAATAGATTCTGTAGTGAAAGATGAGCGCGTTACATTCATAAAAATGGACGTTGAAGGCGCGGAGCTTAAATCTTTAATCGGTGCAAAGAATACTATAATCAAGAATAAGCCCAGACTCGCAATTTGCGTGTATCATAAGGCCGAAGATATTTACGAAATTCCCGAATATATATTATCGCTCGTGCCTGAATATAGATTTTATCTGCGTCATTATTCTTCAGCTGGCCCTGAAACAGTTTTATATGCAAGCTGCGATTAA
- a CDS encoding chromate transporter produces MNIKILFDLFITFAKIGAVTFGGGYAMLMILLREVVEKKHWAAEQELTDYYAVAQCTPGVIAVNVATFIGKKQAGIMGGIIATIGVVFPSIIIISLLSGIIHAYSELEWVRHAFAGVRVCVCVLIFNAVLKIFNSAIIDKITLCIYILILAGTILFKVSPIILVVLAGAAGLLIKGLNK; encoded by the coding sequence TTGAACATAAAAATTTTATTCGATTTATTTATAACTTTTGCGAAAATCGGCGCGGTAACTTTCGGGGGCGGTTATGCGATGTTAATGATTTTATTGCGTGAGGTCGTCGAAAAAAAGCACTGGGCAGCGGAGCAGGAACTAACAGACTATTACGCAGTCGCACAATGTACTCCCGGGGTTATTGCCGTGAATGTCGCTACTTTTATAGGCAAAAAACAGGCTGGAATTATGGGCGGGATAATTGCAACAATCGGCGTAGTATTTCCGTCAATTATAATAATTTCACTCTTATCGGGAATAATTCACGCTTATTCTGAACTCGAATGGGTGAGACATGCATTTGCGGGAGTCCGTGTCTGTGTGTGTGTGTTAATATTTAATGCTGTCTTGAAAATTTTTAACTCGGCTATAATTGACAAAATCACGCTTTGTATTTATATATTAATTCTTGCCGGGACAATATTATTTAAAGTATCACCGATTATATTAGTCGTTCTTGCCGGCGCGGCTGGCTTGCTTATAAAGGGGTTGAATAAGTAA
- a CDS encoding chromate transporter codes for MLYIKLFWEFFKTGLFAVGGGMATLPFLYDISDRTGWFTHEQLADMIAISESTPGPIGVNMATYAGKLTAGYSGAIVATLGLITPSLIIILIIAAFLQAFRTNKYVDSVFYGMRPASTAMITAACFLVAKIVFIQDGRFLNINWDSVDLAVLLLMFTHTVKFTKKFHPVIWIALSALIGVIFKY; via the coding sequence ATGCTATATATAAAACTTTTCTGGGAATTCTTTAAGACTGGCCTATTTGCAGTCGGCGGAGGGATGGCAACACTTCCATTTTTATATGATATATCAGACAGGACAGGCTGGTTTACTCATGAACAGTTAGCGGACATGATAGCAATTTCTGAATCGACTCCGGGGCCGATCGGTGTAAACATGGCGACTTATGCGGGCAAATTGACTGCGGGATATTCGGGGGCAATCGTTGCGACTCTGGGATTAATTACTCCGAGCTTGATAATTATATTAATTATTGCTGCGTTCCTTCAGGCTTTCAGGACAAATAAATATGTCGATTCAGTTTTTTACGGAATGAGACCGGCCAGCACTGCAATGATTACGGCTGCATGCTTTCTCGTTGCTAAAATTGTATTTATTCAAGACGGGCGATTTCTTAATATAAACTGGGACTCGGTTGATTTGGCTGTGTTATTATTAATGTTCACTCACACTGTAAAATTCACTAAAAAATTTCACCCTGTTATTTGGATAGCTTTGTCGGCTTTAATCGGCGTTATATTCAAATATTAA
- a CDS encoding FkbM family methyltransferase, producing MGLKNFVKKHCPDFLYSFAKSCYWFYHRKMMAQEVITRAEKLRPYYRDELSLFILSEREKYLLTHDRNIFLDIAIKQGLKFHISFSNSYILIIYECKSHKFDYTIKFFQASDYADKYKTLTIDEFMKSPSLNENELIIPVMKYKNLNKFLRFMYDKNLLYKTNIFSGGLGSGREDLQYFDVFDPVDDEIIIDAGCYDGATAKQFLEWGGGKVKKIYSFEFDPVNVAKCEENLKDLRDKVTLIKKGTWDKDEILHINASGGVTTSTCNEGNSTVYLTKIDSVVKDDRVTLIKMDVEGAELKSLIGAKNAIIKNHPRLIICFYHKPEDMYELPEYILSLVPEYRFYLRHYSSSPSETVLYASCD from the coding sequence ATGGGTCTCAAGAATTTTGTCAAGAAACATTGTCCTGATTTCTTATATTCATTCGCAAAAAGTTGTTATTGGTTTTATCATAGAAAAATGATGGCTCAGGAAGTAATAACACGTGCTGAAAAATTGCGTCCGTATTATCGTGATGAGTTATCGCTATTTATCTTGTCTGAACGAGAGAAATATTTATTAACTCATGACAGAAATATTTTTCTTGATATAGCAATAAAACAAGGCTTGAAATTTCATATATCTTTCAGTAATTCTTATATCTTGATTATATATGAATGCAAAAGCCATAAATTTGATTATACAATAAAATTTTTTCAGGCTTCTGATTATGCTGATAAATACAAAACTTTAACGATTGATGAATTTATGAAGAGCCCATCGTTAAATGAAAATGAGTTAATAATTCCTGTCATGAAATACAAGAATCTAAATAAATTTTTGCGCTTTATGTATGATAAAAATTTACTGTATAAGACTAATATCTTTTCTGGAGGACTAGGATCAGGACGAGAAGACCTACAATATTTTGATGTATTTGATCCAGTTGACGATGAAATTATAATTGATGCGGGGTGCTATGACGGAGCAACAGCAAAACAATTTTTAGAATGGGGCGGCGGTAAAGTCAAAAAAATTTACTCGTTTGAATTTGACCCAGTCAACGTGGCCAAGTGTGAAGAGAACCTAAAAGATTTACGCGATAAAGTTACTCTCATTAAAAAAGGTACATGGGACAAGGACGAAATTTTGCACATAAATGCGTCAGGAGGAGTTACAACGTCTACATGTAATGAAGGAAATAGCACAGTCTATCTTACTAAAATAGATTCTGTTGTCAAAGACGACCGAGTCACACTAATAAAAATGGACGTTGAGGGAGCCGAGCTAAAATCTTTAATCGGTGCAAAGAATGCTATAATCAAGAATCACCCCAGACTCATAATTTGCTTTTACCATAAACCTGAAGACATGTATGAACTCCCTGAATATATATTATCGCTTGTGCCTGAATATAGATTTTATTTGCGTCATTATTCTTCTTCGCCGTCTGAAACAGTTTTATATGCAAGCTGCGACTAA